The DNA region TGTGAGAGCGGAGGGATACCGCTGGACCAGGCCTTCCCGGGCTGCGGCACGCCCAGCGCGACGGCGTTGCATGCCTGCATCGACGCGCGCGTGAGCTGCGAGATGTGTCGTTTCCTGAACGAGGCGGACGACCTCGTGCTCGATTGTGACCAGTTCGATGACGGTAGCTCGAACGGAAGCTGCGAAGCCGTCTGTGGTGACGGCATCGAAGATGCGGGCGAGGCCTGCGACGATGGCAATATGACGTCGGGCGATGGCTGCCGCGCGGACTGTACGCTCGAGCTCTGCGGCGACGGTCTCGTCGATGCCGGGGAAGCATGTGATGACGGCGGCACTGCGGATGGCGATGGCTGCAGCGCGAGCTGCACCATCGAGACCGGGTTCGTTTGCGCAGGCGAGCCGTCCACGTGTGATGGGATCTGCGGCGACGGACTCATCCTAGGTTCCGAGATTTGCGATGATGGCGGCACGGCAGCCGGTGATGGCTGCGACGACACCTGCAACGTCGAGAGCGGCTTCGCCTGTGCGGGTGAGCCGTCGGTGTGCGACGGGATCTGCGGCGACGGTTCGATCCTGGGAACCGAAGCGTGCGACGACGGGGGCACGGCCCCGGGTGATGGCTGCGACGCCGCGTGCGACGTCGAGACCGGGTTCTCGTGCGAGTCCGAGCCGAGTGTCTGCGGCGGGATCTGCGGCGACGGATTGCTGCGAGGCGCCGAGGCCTGTGACGACGGAGGCACGGCACCGGGTGATGGTTGCGCGGCCGGCTGCACCGTCGAGGTTGGATATTCCTGCGTCGGAGAGCCGTCGAGCTGCGACGGCATCTGCGGTGATGGACTGATTTTCGGAACGGAGGCGTGTGACGACGGTGGAACCACGCCGGGTGACGGTTGCGACGGCTCCTGCCAGATCGAGACCGGCTTCAGCTGCGGAGGTCTGCCGAGCAACTGTGTCGGGATCTGTGGCGACGGCCTCGTGCGGGGAACCGAGACCTGCGACGACGGCGGGACGGCGGGCGGCGACGGCTGCGACGGTGCCTGCCAGGTTGAGCCTGGATACTCCTGCTCGGGTGAGCCGAGTGTGTGTCAGGGAGATTGCGGAAACGGACTCCTGGACGCGGGCGAAGCCTGTGACGACGGGAACCCGAACAACGGCGACGGCTGCACGAACACCTGCGTCATCGAGAGCGGCTACACCTGCGGGGGCGTGCCCAGTGTCTGTAATACGACCTGCGGCGATGGCCTGATCGTCGGCGCGGAAGCGTGCGACGACGGCGGTACGGCTCCGGGGGACGGCTGCGACGCGGTCTGCGGCATCGAAGCCGGGTACGCCTGCGCCGGCGAGCCGAGTTCCTGTGGTCCCGTCTGTGGCGACGGCCTGATTCGCGGCTCCGAGGCTTGTGATGATGGCGGCACGGCTCCCGGCGACGGCTGCGACGAAAGCTGTGGCATCGAGTCGGGCTACGGATGCTCCGGCGAGCCGAGTTCGTGTGCGTTGCTCTGCGGAAACGGAAGCCCCGACGCGGGTGAGGAATGTGACGAGGGTGTCGCGAACTCGAACGCTCCCGATGCCACATGCCGCACCGACTGCATGCTCGCCGGTTGCGGGGACGACATCCTCGACACCGGAGAGGAGTGCGACGACGGCGCGCTGAACTCGAATCTCCCCGATGCGAGCTGTCGACTCGACTGCACCTTCCCGACTTGCGGCGACGGCATCGTCGACGTATTGGCCGGCGAGGAGTGCGAAGACGACAATGACTGCACGGCGGGTGACGTCTGCGGAAGCTGCGAGTGCGGCACCCCGCTCGGGAGCTGGTTCTTCAACGTTGCGGCGGGTTCGAGTGCGAACTGTCCGGCGGATGGTGATCCGGGGTCGTTCCTGAAGGGGCGCGGTCTTCCGACCGGTGGCCTGCTCGGGGCGATCTGCAGCATGACGCGCGGCAACTTCAGCGCGAGCGCAAACTTCGAACTCGTCGGTGGTGTCCCGGATGCGAACGGGGTTGCCGAAGTCGAGTTGGCGGCGGCTCAGGTCGTCGGCGTGCAACAGCCCAGTGTCGCCAGCGACAACTGGATCTGTGTCCGGGTGGAGTCGAACGGTCCCGGTTGGGTGGACTGCGACGGCGGGATGAACGCCGATTCGACCGCAGTCGTAGACAGCAACGCTTCTGCGGCGCCGCCTTTGCCCGAGTGGGATGATCTCTGGTTCACCGCACCTTCCGGGGCTGGGGACTCGGGGGCGGGCGCCGGCATTGCGCCGGTCACCGTGAAGATCATTCAGGGGCCGGCCTCGTGTCCGGGGCCGGCGGACGCCGCGTGGGACGTCATCGATGGCGTGAACACCGCGCTGGCGACGGGCACGGCAACCGCGACGATCAACGATGCGGAGTCGTGTCCGGGTGGCAATTTCATCACCGGCTCGTGTCCGTCGTCACCGTTTGTTGCGTCGCTCGCGGGTACGAATCTCTCGTGCGCAAACTGGACCACCCAGACGAGCAAGTCGTTCGTCGTGCCGCTCTTCCTGCTCGGTCAGGATTTCGGCGAAGCGATCGGTGTGGTCCTGGGCGTCGGTGACATCGCCGTCGCCGCCCGGATCACGACGGATCCGTGATGCGCGGTCGGGGCTTCGTCGGGCGATCCGGCGAAGCCCCGACCGGATTTTTGAGGTCGCCTAGGGCACGAGCGGCTGGGCCGGCACGGGCCATCGCGTCTGCTCAGTTGCGACGTTCGGCACGGTTGCCACCAGGTCGACGACCAGACGAATTTTGGTCTCGATCATCGACGGACTATGGCAGCGAGTCTGAGCGCGGCTAGCTCGTCGTTTCCACGGCTTTGGTCGAACGGATAGATCTTGGCGCGTCCGAGGACAGCCGGTTCCCGGAGCTCCTTCGCTCAGGAGCAGCGGTAGGCGATTTGTACGCCTGTGTGGTTCGAGGGCCAGCACACGGCTTCTGGCTCGGGACCGCAGCTCGGGGCAAATGGGTTGGGGACCTCCGTCCAGAGTTGGGTTCCGGGGCCGAGGCCGTTGGCGGGCAGAAGCGTCGGGCTGCACGAAGCTTCGGGCTCGGCCGGAATGAGAAAAATGAAGTCGATGCGTGAGCGTACTTCCAGCTCGGGAGATTCGAGCCCGGCCTCGGAGCGGCCCGAGGTGCAGCCGATCCCGGTTTGGGGATCGCATTCGGGATTGCCGGCTGCCAGATAGGAATCGATCCAGCCCCGCTGCGTGAATTGTCGATATACGAAGGAGCCGGGTCTTGCGTTCATGTCTCCGGTCACGAGTGCCGCACCCGGAACGTCGTGCGTTCGCTCGATGAACTCCACCATTTGCACGGCCTGGCACTCACGGATGGTGGTAGCCCCCGCTTCGACGCAGGCCGCGGGGCAGTTCTCGCCGCATGGGTTGTTGGCGCCGTCCACACCAGAGGCGAGGTGGGTCGAGTAGACGTCGAGTGGTCCGGTGGGGTGTGCGATGCGTGTCCATAGGACGCTTCGGAAGTCTCCGATCAGGCGTTTTTGTTCGATTCGTTCGACCGGATGACGCGACAGGACCAGTTCGTCGTCGACCTGTGTGAGTCTGGAACCCATGACTACCCTGTAGGGGAACGGGCAGACCTCGGCGGCGGCGCGTTCGATGCTCGCCACACTCGGCGGCCAGATTTCCTGAAGCGTAATGACATCGAGACAGCCGCTGGCGTGGATGAATTCCATCATCAGGTCGACCCGGTCGGCGAGCCGACAGTCCTCGCTTTCGGGGGGGCAAAAGATGCCGTGGAGGAGGTTCAGGTTTGCCGCGGTGACGTCGGGGGCGGCTCGGTTGGAAGCGGATTCGCCGCAGCTTGAAGCCGCGAAACTGATCGCCAGAAGTACTGCCAGGGCATGTACGAATGACATTTTTTTCCTTAGGAACAGCGGTACGCGACCTGGACGCCGGTGTGGTCGGAGGGCCAGCAGATTGCGTCGGGCAGAGGGCCGCAGTTCGGCACGAATGGGTTGGGGACTTCGGTCCAGAGTTGGGTTCCCGGGCCGAGGTCGTTTGCGGGTAGAAGCTCGGGTTGGCAGGAGGAACCGGCGGTGGCGGGTACCAGGAAGATGAAGTCGATCCGCACGCGAACTTCGAGTTCCGGAGACTCGAGGTCGGTCAAGAGTTCGTCTTCGCGTCCCGAGGTACAACCGATACCTGTGTCGGGATTGCACTCGGGGTTTCCGGCCTCCAGGTAGGTATCGAGCCAGCCCTGCCCGACAAACTGCTCGTAGACAAAGGAGCCCGGCCGCGCGTTCATGTCTCCGGTGACCAGAGCCGCGTTACTCACGTCGTGGGTGCGCCGGACGAAATCCACCAACTGAACCGCCTGGCAATCCCGAACCGTGTCGACACCGGCATCGCGACATTCCTGCGGGCAGTTCTCGACGCACGCACTATTGCCCGCGTCCGCGCTCGAAGCGAGATGGGTCGAATAGACATCGAGCGGACCGCTGGGGTGGGTGATGCGCGTGAGTAGGACTCTGCGGAAGTCCCCGAAGAGGTCGAGTTGTTCGGTCTTCTCGAGGGGATAGCGACTGAGCACCGTTTCGTCGTCGACCTGGTTCAGTCGTTCACCCTGAACCGTCTCGTAAGGAAACGGGCAGACTTCGGTCGCCGCCGGTTCGATCAACTCGAGGCTCGGCCGCCAGATCTCCTGCAGGGTGATGACATCGGGGCACCCGCTCGCGCGGACGAACTCCATCATCAGATCGACCCGATCCGGGAGCCGGCAGTTGTCGCTTTCGGGGGGGCAGAAGATTCCGTGGACCAGATTCAGATTGGCGAGCGTGACGTCTGGCTTGCCCGGATTGGAGGGAGATTGGCCGCAGGCCGTTGCTGTCAGAGCCATTGCGACAAGGAGTGTCGAGACGAACTTGGAGGACATTCCCGTGCCTTTTCAAATTTTTTGCGCTGCTGTCAATGCCCACGGGGCGGGCCGTCCATGAGGCAGAACGAGTCGCACGCCAACGTCCGATAAGGAGCCGTTATATCGCCTTGGAGCCAAAAAGGGGCTTCATGTCGGCTATCCGCTGACGGCATCTCTGGAGAACCGGAGGATCCGCCCTCGGAACGATCTGCCGGACGTATCTATGTAGTAGTGCGAACCATCCGGACTGGGGGTGTGCGCGCCGAGCGTCGGTGACACCGGAAAGGCGACCCCTTCGACGTAGCTAGCGACGAAGGACAGCACCCCCGTTCCCCCGTCCCTCGAGAACACAACGACCGTGCTGTCGAGCCCCTGGCTAAGGACGTACACATGCGCCCCGTCGGGGCTGACGATCACGTGGCGAGGCGCCTCGAGCCCCGACACGCCGCCGACGCCATTGGTCTTCGAATCCACGAGCGACAGCGTGGCCGCGTCTGCGGGCAACCCCGCGAGAAGTCCGATCACCAACGTCAGTATTATGCGCACGAGACTGCCTCCTGAGATTCCAAGATCACGAAACGCCGAACCGTCCGGCGTGCCATGACTCAATCGAGAATCGCCGTCCCGCGAAAGAGAGCGGTGACTCGATGCGAAAGACCCATTTGCCATAGATCGCAGCCTCGAAACAGTTAGAATTTCGGGTTCCAGCGATCGTTGAGGGGGACGCTCAGCCATTCCGGGTTGCCCAGCTGCGATCCCGAGCCTAAGTTCATCGGGCCACCAAGGGAGACTGGACCATGACAGCAGGATCACTCAACCGCGTACTCGCCGCAGTACTTGCTTGCGCTCTCTTCACCGCCGGCTGCTCCGGCGACAACGGGAACTCCGGGAACAACGACAGCACCGGACCAACCGAACCGACCGACCCACCGACTGACCCGACCGAACCAACAGATCCGATCGACCCTGGTGGACCCGGCGGGGACCGCGCCTACTACATTCTGCCGCCCGGCAACTACGGCGGCCTTCCCGTCGGTCCGCACTCCCTCGACCAACTCGCGCTCTACGATGGCCTCACGCCGCTGCGCGGCAACGTCACCGATGCCGACATCGAGGAGTTCTTCCTGCCGCAGAACCTCGCACCGATCGGCGAAACCAACGTCATCGACACCGGCCGCAGCGGCCTGACGCTCGCGTATGACGAGTGGGGCATCGCTCACATCACCGGCGAGACCCGCGAAGACGTTGCGTTCGGCGCGGGTTGGGTGACCGTCCGAGACCGCGAGCTGCTCATCAACTTCGGCCGGGGGCCTGCTCGCGCCGCCGTGATCGACATCCCCGGCGTCAACGCCTTCTCCTTGGTCACCAGCGCCACCCCCTACGTGCCGAGCGCGGCGGCGGAACAGATGGTGACCGACCAGGTCGAACGGATCCGCACCACCCTGCCCGAGGGTGAAGAGATCATCACCGATGCGCAGGCCTACGCCGACGGCGCCAACGCGTACCTCTTGGCGAATCCGAATGTTGCGCTCGAGCCGTTCACCGTCAACGACATCATCGCCACCACCGCCTTCATCGGTTCGATCTTCGGCGCCGGCGGTGGCGGCGAAGCAGGAAACTCGGAGTTCCTCTCCCAACTCCAGAACCGACTCGGAGCGGATCAAGGTCGGGACGTATGGGACGACCTCATGCAGACGAACGACCCGGAGGCACCCAAGACCATCGAGGAAGAATTCGCGTACGGCACGTTCACCGGAGGCGAAGTCTCCGGCTCCGTCGTCCTCGACGAGGGATCCATCATCTCGCTCGACCCGCGCGACCCGCAGCCGGGTGCAGCGCCCGGCCTCGGCCTCGGCGACGTCGGCTTCGTCGAGGCGGCCGGCGATCCACCGAGCCGCAACGCATCGAACTGGCTGATCGTCCCACCCGAGGGATCGAAGCCCGGCAATACGCTCGCCGCCATGGGGCCACAACTCGGCTACTACTACCCCGGGATCGTGATGCAGATTCATCTCAAGACCCCGGAGTGGGAGGCCCAGGGCGCCGCGGTTCCCGGCCTGGCGCACTACATCCTGATCGGGCGCAGCGAGAACTACGCGTGGAGCCTCACGTCGGCCAACCAGGACGTGCGCGACGTATTCGTCGAGGTGCTGTGCGATCCCGGCGGGTCGACACCCACTCGCGACACGGGATCGTACCTGCACGATGGCGAGTGCATTCCGTTCGAGATCTTCGACGCCGGCACCATCGGCGGGACGCCGATCATCTACCCAACCTCGGTGCACGGTGCCGTCATCGGCACGGCGACGGTGTCCGGCGAACCGGTTGCGCTCACCCGACAGCGGTCGACCTTCGGCCGCGACGGATTCAACCTCGCCGCTCTGAAGGACATGACGGAAGGCGACGCCGAGACTCCGGAAGCCTTCTTCCAAGCGGCCAACAAATTCGGCTTCACCTTCAACTGGGGCTACGCCAACCGCGACGGCATCGCCTACTTCGCCTCCGGCCTGCTCCCCGTTCGCGCCGGCGGCCTCGACCGACGCTTGCCCACGATCGGCAGCGGCGAGTACGAGTGGGCGGGCTTCCTCAGCCAGGCGGAACACCCACATGCGACCGGACATCCGAACGGTCGCCTCTTGAACTGGAACAACCAGGCGGCACCGGGCTGGATGCACGGCGACACCACGCTCTTCGGCTCACATCACCGAGTCGAGAATTTCGATCAATGGCCTGACACCCCTGAACTCGCCGACGTGGTGTCGATCATGAACCGGGCCGCCACCGAGGATACGCGCGCTCTGGTCTGGCTGGTGGTGACCGAGATGCTCTCCGGTAGCGATGCGCCGTCGGACCTCTCCGGCCAGGTCATCGACATCCTCGACGCATGGCTGGCGGACGACGCGCCGCTGCTCGATGCCGACGAGGACGGCGACTACGACGAAGCCGGCGCAATGATCGCCGGACAACTGTGGGGCCCCGTGCAGACCGCCACCCTCGCACCCGTCTTCCAACCCCTCTTCGACGACGGCATCGGCCTGCGCGGCATCGACGAGACGTCGATCGTCGACAAGGACCTGCGCACCCTGCTCGGCCAAACGGTTCAGGGACCCTTCTCGACCTCGTACTGCGGTCTTGGTGACATTGACCGCTGTCGCGCCGACCTCTGGGCCGCGGTCGACACGAAGGTGACCGAACTCGCCGCCGAGTTCGGTGACGATCCGACATTGTGGCGTCGCGAAGGTCGCCGGAGCGGCTTCACGCCGGGCCTGATCCCCGACACCTTCCGCTCGACGAATCGGCCGACCTTCCAGCAGGTGATGGAGTTCGCGCAGGGCGCGAACTGACCCCAGGGCGCCGGGCGTAGCTACGACGGACGACGCGAGCCATCCAGACTAAACTCGGCGCACTGCCGATCCGACGCTCCGAACTCGACGGAGACGGCGAGGGTGTGTTGGCTCGCTTCGTCGAGGGTGATCGGGTTGAAGATTCGCACTGTGGCACCGGCGATGCTCGGGTCGGACGGAGATCCAGGCAGCGGAGCTTTGATATCGTCGTCGCGAATCCGGAACGTGACCTTCCGCCGGTTCGGGTCGCCAGGGTCACCGATCCGGAGTTTGTCGCCGTCCAGGGGACCGGCTGTGCCAATCAGACCGCCGAGCTTGACCACCGCGAGCTTGGACCGGATGGTTGGTCCCATTTGCCTGATCCCGAAGTATCCTGCGGTGATGTAGTCCCCGGACGGATCAACGGCGAGGCCTAACGCCGCGTCGTAGTCTGCGGCCGACCCATCGATGTCCCGGCGCCACGACACCGCACCCGTAGCTCTGTCCACCTTGAGCATCACGAAGTCGGAATCGGAAGCGATGCCGCCCCCCGCGAGCCCGGCCGCGAACACATCGCCACTCCCGTCGATCGCCACCTGGAAGGCACCCGCCTCGTCCCCGCTTTCATAGCGCCAGACCTCCGTGCCGGTACTACCGTCGTATTTGACCAACGCCGAGTCGCCGCTCAGCCGTTCGACCACGATCACGTCGTCTCCCGAATCGATCGCGATCGCCGTCGCTTCAGAAAATCCGACGGCGGGATCGCGCTCCTGGCGCCAGAGCTCGATACCGGTCGAGCCGCTGAGCTTGATGACCAGCAAATGGTGACTGCCGCCCACGACGTCGAGGCGTCCGGCGGCGAACACATCCGCGGCCGTCCATGAGGCAGAACGAGCCGCACGCCAACGTCCGATAAGGAGCCGTTATGTCGCCTTGGGGCCAAAAAGGGGCTTCATGTCGGCTATCCGCGACTTTTCCGCTCGGCTTTTAAAGCCTAAAGTGGCGGGGGCAATAGTACTATTGACGTGATTCCAGATTTGCTGTGGGTAGATTGGAAGCGGCTTCGACTCCGTCCTTTACTGAAATCAGAGTAATCACATTGTTTTACCGGCGACCTATTAGACAAGGGAATCATTAAGATGCCTCAGTACCTAAAGCCATCCGGCTCTTTTTTTGTCATGCTGGTATTCTCGGCGCTCGCTCTAAGCTGCAGCGATGAATCCTCGGTCGCTGGGGCGAATGCTCCTCAGAAGGTGGCTGTTGCGGAACCGGCGCCCGGCGTATCGGCTACTTATGCCAGCGAAATCCAACCGATCTTCAACAATCGCTGTATTGCGTGTCACGGCTGCATTGGTTCGCCTTGCAATGTGAAGCTTTCTTCTTTTCGTGGCGTCGAGCGAGGAGGCTTCGGGACGAACCCCTATTCTCTGCATTTTGATGATGTTCCGCGAACAGGGATGGACGTTCACGCGACGACGAAGGCGTGGCGCGAGAAAGGTTTTTACCCTGTGGTGTCGCGGGGGGGCAGTGCCATTGAAAATCTAGCGGGATCGATGATTACACAGCTTTTGACCTCGGGGCAGCAGAACAATCAGCCGGGTTTCTCACGGAAAGCATTGATGTCGACGTATGCCCAACGTTACAAGCATTCCTGTCCTAGTACATCCCACGCCCTTGCGTCGCACCTGACCGACAATCCCGCCGAGGGTATGCCCTATGGGCTTCCGGCCTTGGATGAGTCGCATTTAGAGCAGATTAAACAGTGGGTCTCAGCCGGTTCGCCTGGACCCACTGAAGCGGACCTTGCAAAGGCCTCGGCTCTGTCTAATCCGGATATCGTCGCTCGTTGGGAGGTATTCCTCAATCAGCCCGATGCGCAACACCAACTGGTTTCACGGTACATCTTTGATCACGTCTACCTCTCGACTCTTGCGCTGGATGAAAGCCCGGGCGAAGTCTTTAAGTTGGTGCGCTCAAAAACGGCCGGAAACACGCTCAAAGACGTCGCGGCGGGAAAGCCCACTCCGAAAGTCGTAGTTATTGATACACCTCACCCCTATGACAACCCAATGGCCTATGCGGGTGTGGACCATTTCTATTATCGACTTCAGAAGATGACATCTCGACCCGTGCAGAAAACTCATTTCGTCTGGCAGCTTGGGCAGGACGATATTGCCCATTTAGAATCGGTATTTTTTGACCGGGAGTGGGCCAGGGCTAAAGGCTTTAATGCGCCCTGGGACGGCGGCAATCCGTTCGTCATGTATGAAGCCATTCCCGCGAAGTCTCGCTATCTCTTCCTGATCGAGAATTCGGCTGTCATCGTGGGCGGCATTACATCGGGCCCGGTCTGTCTAGGGCAGGTCGCTACCTACGCGGTTAAGGATCAGTTCTGGGTTTATTTTATGGACCCGGATCATGATGTATCGGTGCTCGACCCACAGC from Candidatus Binatia bacterium includes:
- a CDS encoding DUF4215 domain-containing protein, with amino-acid sequence CESGGIPLDQAFPGCGTPSATALHACIDARVSCEMCRFLNEADDLVLDCDQFDDGSSNGSCEAVCGDGIEDAGEACDDGNMTSGDGCRADCTLELCGDGLVDAGEACDDGGTADGDGCSASCTIETGFVCAGEPSTCDGICGDGLILGSEICDDGGTAAGDGCDDTCNVESGFACAGEPSVCDGICGDGSILGTEACDDGGTAPGDGCDAACDVETGFSCESEPSVCGGICGDGLLRGAEACDDGGTAPGDGCAAGCTVEVGYSCVGEPSSCDGICGDGLIFGTEACDDGGTTPGDGCDGSCQIETGFSCGGLPSNCVGICGDGLVRGTETCDDGGTAGGDGCDGACQVEPGYSCSGEPSVCQGDCGNGLLDAGEACDDGNPNNGDGCTNTCVIESGYTCGGVPSVCNTTCGDGLIVGAEACDDGGTAPGDGCDAVCGIEAGYACAGEPSSCGPVCGDGLIRGSEACDDGGTAPGDGCDESCGIESGYGCSGEPSSCALLCGNGSPDAGEECDEGVANSNAPDATCRTDCMLAGCGDDILDTGEECDDGALNSNLPDASCRLDCTFPTCGDGIVDVLAGEECEDDNDCTAGDVCGSCECGTPLGSWFFNVAAGSSANCPADGDPGSFLKGRGLPTGGLLGAICSMTRGNFSASANFELVGGVPDANGVAEVELAAAQVVGVQQPSVASDNWICVRVESNGPGWVDCDGGMNADSTAVVDSNASAAPPLPEWDDLWFTAPSGAGDSGAGAGIAPVTVKIIQGPASCPGPADAAWDVIDGVNTALATGTATATINDAESCPGGNFITGSCPSSPFVASLAGTNLSCANWTTQTSKSFVVPLFLLGQDFGEAIGVVLGVGDIAVAARITTDP
- a CDS encoding endonuclease/exonuclease/phosphatase family protein, yielding MSFVHALAVLLAISFAASSCGESASNRAAPDVTAANLNLLHGIFCPPESEDCRLADRVDLMMEFIHASGCLDVITLQEIWPPSVASIERAAAEVCPFPYRVVMGSRLTQVDDELVLSRHPVERIEQKRLIGDFRSVLWTRIAHPTGPLDVYSTHLASGVDGANNPCGENCPAACVEAGATTIRECQAVQMVEFIERTHDVPGAALVTGDMNARPGSFVYRQFTQRGWIDSYLAAGNPECDPQTGIGCTSGRSEAGLESPELEVRSRIDFIFLIPAEPEASCSPTLLPANGLGPGTQLWTEVPNPFAPSCGPEPEAVCWPSNHTGVQIAYRCS
- a CDS encoding endonuclease/exonuclease/phosphatase family protein, coding for MSSKFVSTLLVAMALTATACGQSPSNPGKPDVTLANLNLVHGIFCPPESDNCRLPDRVDLMMEFVRASGCPDVITLQEIWRPSLELIEPAATEVCPFPYETVQGERLNQVDDETVLSRYPLEKTEQLDLFGDFRRVLLTRITHPSGPLDVYSTHLASSADAGNSACVENCPQECRDAGVDTVRDCQAVQLVDFVRRTHDVSNAALVTGDMNARPGSFVYEQFVGQGWLDTYLEAGNPECNPDTGIGCTSGREDELLTDLESPELEVRVRIDFIFLVPATAGSSCQPELLPANDLGPGTQLWTEVPNPFVPNCGPLPDAICWPSDHTGVQVAYRCS
- a CDS encoding beta-propeller fold lactonase family protein, which gives rise to MRIILTLVIGLLAGLPADAATLSLVDSKTNGVGGVSGLEAPRHVIVSPDGAHVYVLSQGLDSTVVVFSRDGGTGVLSFVASYVEGVAFPVSPTLGAHTPSPDGSHYYIDTSGRSFRGRILRFSRDAVSG
- a CDS encoding penicillin acylase family protein produces the protein MTAGSLNRVLAAVLACALFTAGCSGDNGNSGNNDSTGPTEPTDPPTDPTEPTDPIDPGGPGGDRAYYILPPGNYGGLPVGPHSLDQLALYDGLTPLRGNVTDADIEEFFLPQNLAPIGETNVIDTGRSGLTLAYDEWGIAHITGETREDVAFGAGWVTVRDRELLINFGRGPARAAVIDIPGVNAFSLVTSATPYVPSAAAEQMVTDQVERIRTTLPEGEEIITDAQAYADGANAYLLANPNVALEPFTVNDIIATTAFIGSIFGAGGGGEAGNSEFLSQLQNRLGADQGRDVWDDLMQTNDPEAPKTIEEEFAYGTFTGGEVSGSVVLDEGSIISLDPRDPQPGAAPGLGLGDVGFVEAAGDPPSRNASNWLIVPPEGSKPGNTLAAMGPQLGYYYPGIVMQIHLKTPEWEAQGAAVPGLAHYILIGRSENYAWSLTSANQDVRDVFVEVLCDPGGSTPTRDTGSYLHDGECIPFEIFDAGTIGGTPIIYPTSVHGAVIGTATVSGEPVALTRQRSTFGRDGFNLAALKDMTEGDAETPEAFFQAANKFGFTFNWGYANRDGIAYFASGLLPVRAGGLDRRLPTIGSGEYEWAGFLSQAEHPHATGHPNGRLLNWNNQAAPGWMHGDTTLFGSHHRVENFDQWPDTPELADVVSIMNRAATEDTRALVWLVVTEMLSGSDAPSDLSGQVIDILDAWLADDAPLLDADEDGDYDEAGAMIAGQLWGPVQTATLAPVFQPLFDDGIGLRGIDETSIVDKDLRTLLGQTVQGPFSTSYCGLGDIDRCRADLWAAVDTKVTELAAEFGDDPTLWRREGRRSGFTPGLIPDTFRSTNRPTFQQVMEFAQGAN
- a CDS encoding PQQ-binding-like beta-propeller repeat protein, translated to MGRWRAARSASWTAADVFAAGRLDVVGGSHHLLVIKLSGSTGIELWRQERDPAVGFSEATAIAIDSGDDVIVVERLSGDSALVKYDGSTGTEVWRYESGDEAGAFQVAIDGSGDVFAAGLAGGGIASDSDFVMLKVDRATGAVSWRRDIDGSAADYDAALGLAVDPSGDYITAGYFGIRQMGPTIRSKLAVVKLGGLIGTAGPLDGDKLRIGDPGDPNRRKVTFRIRDDDIKAPLPGSPSDPSIAGATVRIFNPITLDEASQHTLAVSVEFGASDRQCAEFSLDGSRRPS
- a CDS encoding fatty acid cis/trans isomerase; the protein is MPQYLKPSGSFFVMLVFSALALSCSDESSVAGANAPQKVAVAEPAPGVSATYASEIQPIFNNRCIACHGCIGSPCNVKLSSFRGVERGGFGTNPYSLHFDDVPRTGMDVHATTKAWREKGFYPVVSRGGSAIENLAGSMITQLLTSGQQNNQPGFSRKALMSTYAQRYKHSCPSTSHALASHLTDNPAEGMPYGLPALDESHLEQIKQWVSAGSPGPTEADLAKASALSNPDIVARWEVFLNQPDAQHQLVSRYIFDHVYLSTLALDESPGEVFKLVRSKTAGNTLKDVAAGKPTPKVVVIDTPHPYDNPMAYAGVDHFYYRLQKMTSRPVQKTHFVWQLGQDDIAHLESVFFDREWARAKGFNAPWDGGNPFVMYEAIPAKSRYLFLIENSAVIVGGITSGPVCLGQVATYAVKDQFWVYFMDPDHDVSVLDPQLGLGDWEALMDRSPIGNEAYESAYGKAVERLFPDGYTIDALWDGNKTNKNAWLTILRHESNTWVMTGRQGGIPRSQWVMGFSGFERIYYDTVAHFEYWGSDTGKLETVGFFNFLRQEFEDDFLLFLPKDVRGKFRESWSKGVGDVGLHLTSFGTKDQPSPIKNNDPAHPLLGIVSNIEAHMGSTITGPIDHLNPWVKKPYPLEKGVSNFDEWVEAISTMTVTTDYKFPRYMPSMIVMKVKQGEESRLYTLVLNRVYETQYTILFQNGVELPDLYTMSIYPDVVGGFPNLFMEIDVEQVPAFVQQLRDVQSMADFLEFRDRYAVLRNQANFWSTYDWFNDWNFTHRKQDAGVFDLSYYDLFDSVY